A DNA window from Aggregicoccus sp. 17bor-14 contains the following coding sequences:
- a CDS encoding hemerythrin domain-containing protein → MHVLQLLQAEHGDIERALGLLERACAAARAGRPSPPEAFAQLARFFLAHAEGSHHEKESALFAVMAMQALPVGDALLPHLGFAHALGHALAEDLETAVQAWTAGGEQEPVLEAAARYVRHQRAHAADEEGKVFPLVQRLLPAHLLEPVRHRFARTELGHGRLSDALQLLRRELERLSAEA, encoded by the coding sequence ATGCACGTGCTGCAGCTGCTGCAGGCGGAGCACGGAGACATCGAGCGGGCGCTCGGGCTGCTCGAGCGCGCGTGCGCCGCGGCGAGGGCCGGCCGCCCGTCGCCGCCCGAGGCCTTCGCGCAGCTCGCGCGCTTCTTCCTCGCGCACGCCGAGGGCAGCCATCACGAGAAGGAGAGCGCCCTCTTCGCGGTGATGGCGATGCAGGCACTGCCAGTCGGCGACGCGCTGCTGCCCCACCTGGGCTTCGCGCACGCGCTGGGCCACGCGCTCGCCGAGGACCTGGAGACCGCCGTGCAGGCGTGGACCGCGGGGGGCGAGCAGGAGCCGGTGCTCGAGGCCGCGGCGCGCTACGTGCGCCACCAGCGCGCGCACGCGGCGGACGAGGAGGGCAAGGTGTTCCCGCTCGTGCAGCGCCTGCTCCCGGCGCACCTGCTCGAGCCGGTGCGCCACCGCTTCGCGCGCACGGAGCTCGGGCACGGGCGGCTCTCGGATGCGCTGCAGCTGCTGCGGCGCGAGCTCGAGCGGCTCAGCGCGGAGGCCTGA
- a CDS encoding HPP family protein translates to MKAGAPAGVGDATPLRDVMTRAVVSVRPEQPVDEALQLLVENTVSGLPVVDAEHRPVGMLSRADVLEEQLDTLRVGAGAQPVRVRDVMTGHALTLPETASVGEAALLMGSYAVHRVPVVDEAGRLVGIVSTLDVLRCLAFRPPR, encoded by the coding sequence ATGAAGGCCGGGGCACCCGCGGGAGTCGGAGACGCCACGCCGCTGCGCGACGTGATGACGCGCGCCGTGGTGAGCGTGCGGCCCGAGCAACCGGTGGACGAGGCGCTGCAGCTGCTCGTGGAGAACACCGTGAGCGGCCTGCCGGTGGTGGACGCCGAGCACCGGCCCGTGGGGATGCTCTCGCGCGCAGACGTGCTGGAGGAGCAGCTGGACACGCTGCGGGTGGGCGCGGGCGCCCAGCCGGTGCGCGTGCGCGACGTGATGACCGGGCACGCGCTCACCCTGCCGGAGACTGCGAGCGTGGGCGAGGCAGCCCTGCTGATGGGCAGCTACGCGGTGCACCGCGTGCCGGTGGTGGACGAGGCGGGGCGCCTGGTGGGCATCGTCTCCACGCTGGACGTGCTGCGCTGCCTCGCGTTCAGGCCTCCGCGCTGA
- a CDS encoding CBS domain-containing protein, producing MLQVQDLMTRDVITLRPMENLRRVEALLRRGRVRHLPVVDGGRLVGLVTHRDLLAALARGGGAATEPAVWAIDAMTRDVRTVRPETSLREALELMLKNKFGCLPVVDAAGSLVGIVTESDLVRFCGELVVGLDRRSEAAEYEC from the coding sequence ATGCTGCAGGTTCAAGACCTCATGACCCGCGATGTCATCACCCTGCGGCCGATGGAGAACCTGCGCCGCGTGGAGGCGCTGCTGCGCCGCGGCCGCGTGCGCCACCTGCCGGTGGTGGACGGCGGGCGGCTGGTGGGCCTGGTCACCCACCGCGACCTGCTCGCGGCGCTCGCGCGCGGAGGCGGCGCGGCGACCGAGCCCGCCGTGTGGGCGATCGACGCGATGACCCGCGACGTGAGGACCGTGCGCCCGGAGACCTCGCTGCGCGAGGCGCTCGAGCTGATGCTGAAGAACAAGTTCGGCTGCCTGCCCGTCGTCGACGCCGCGGGGAGCCTGGTGGGCATCGTCACCGAGTCGGACCTGGTGCGCTTCTGCGGCGAGCTGGTGGTCGGGCTCGACCGGCGCAGCGAGGCGGCGGAGTACGAGTGCTGA
- a CDS encoding nitric-oxide reductase large subunit, with product MRKLWMAFAAVLLASFSVLGWVGLRIYQQAPPVPEHVVTTEGRTLFGPGELQAGQNVWQSLGGMEVGSIWGHGSYVAPDWTADWLHRESLFILQAWAREDHGADYDTLPAPQQAALQRRLQELMRKNTYDPATGTLTLAPVRARAFEANLAYYSDVFGRGRDAYAMPAGTLSDPAQLRLLSGFFFWSSWAASTERPGDTISYTNNWPHEALVGNVPSGDTVVWTGVSIIVLLAGLGAMAFYYATRPKEELHGDVPAHDPLLSARATPSQRAVVKYFWVVSGLLLLQIILGVVTAHYGVEGGAFYGFPLAEYLPYVVTRTWHTQLGIFWIATAWLAAGLYIGPAVGGEEPRYQRAGVNVLFGALLVVVLGSMAGQWLSVMHKLGVGDLWFYFGHSGYEYIDLGRAFQIALLVGLFLWLFLVARAIWPALKRKDEQRTVLTLFLISSFAIAGFYGAALGAGRHTNLAVAEYWRWWVVHLWVEGFFEVFATVVIAFLFARLKLLSLRTAGEATVLSATIFLAGGVIGTLHHLYFSGTPTVVLALGSVFSALEVVPLLFVGYEAWHNYQLSHAKPWVRNYKWPIYFFISVAFWNLVGAGLFGFMINPPIALYYMQGLNTTPVHGHAALFGVYGMLGIGLMLFCLRAMDPRLVWKERLVRFAFWSINGGLMIMVVGSLLPVGLLQTWASVEHGYWYARSAEFLQTPLMNTLRWLRVPGDSLFALGAIALVLFVLQLGRARPVARAEQREGVVPAPSLEP from the coding sequence GTGAGAAAGCTGTGGATGGCCTTCGCGGCCGTGCTGTTGGCTTCGTTCTCCGTGCTGGGCTGGGTGGGCCTGCGCATCTACCAGCAGGCCCCACCGGTGCCCGAGCACGTGGTCACCACCGAGGGCCGCACGCTCTTCGGCCCTGGCGAGCTGCAGGCGGGCCAGAACGTGTGGCAGTCCCTGGGCGGCATGGAGGTGGGCAGCATCTGGGGCCACGGCAGCTACGTGGCGCCGGACTGGACGGCGGACTGGCTGCACCGCGAGTCGCTCTTCATCCTGCAGGCGTGGGCGCGCGAGGACCACGGCGCGGACTACGACACGCTGCCCGCCCCGCAGCAGGCCGCGCTGCAGCGGCGGCTGCAGGAGCTGATGCGCAAGAACACCTATGACCCGGCCACCGGTACGCTGACGCTCGCGCCGGTGCGCGCGCGCGCCTTCGAGGCGAACCTCGCCTACTACAGCGACGTGTTCGGCCGCGGGCGCGACGCGTACGCGATGCCCGCGGGCACGCTGAGCGACCCCGCGCAGCTGCGCCTGCTCTCGGGCTTCTTCTTCTGGAGCAGCTGGGCCGCGTCCACCGAGCGCCCCGGCGACACCATCAGCTACACCAACAACTGGCCGCACGAGGCGCTGGTGGGCAACGTGCCCTCGGGCGACACGGTGGTGTGGACGGGCGTGAGCATCATCGTGCTGCTCGCGGGCCTGGGCGCCATGGCCTTCTATTACGCCACGCGGCCGAAGGAGGAGTTGCACGGCGACGTGCCCGCGCACGACCCGCTGCTCTCCGCGCGCGCCACGCCCTCGCAGCGCGCGGTGGTGAAGTACTTCTGGGTGGTGAGCGGGCTGCTGCTCCTGCAGATCATCCTGGGCGTGGTGACGGCGCACTACGGAGTGGAGGGCGGCGCCTTCTATGGCTTCCCGCTCGCCGAGTACCTGCCCTACGTGGTGACCCGCACCTGGCACACGCAGCTGGGCATCTTCTGGATTGCGACCGCGTGGCTCGCGGCGGGGCTCTACATCGGCCCGGCGGTGGGCGGCGAGGAGCCGCGCTACCAGCGCGCCGGCGTCAACGTGCTCTTCGGCGCGCTGCTGGTGGTGGTGCTCGGCAGCATGGCGGGCCAGTGGCTCAGCGTGATGCACAAGCTGGGCGTGGGCGACCTCTGGTTCTACTTCGGCCACAGCGGCTACGAGTACATCGACCTGGGGCGCGCCTTCCAGATTGCCTTGCTGGTGGGGCTCTTCCTCTGGCTCTTCCTCGTGGCGCGCGCCATCTGGCCCGCGCTCAAGCGCAAGGACGAGCAGCGCACGGTGCTCACGCTCTTCCTCATCTCCTCCTTCGCCATCGCGGGCTTCTACGGCGCGGCGCTGGGGGCGGGGCGGCACACCAACCTCGCCGTCGCAGAGTACTGGCGCTGGTGGGTGGTGCACCTGTGGGTGGAGGGCTTCTTCGAGGTCTTCGCCACGGTGGTCATCGCCTTCCTCTTCGCGCGCCTCAAGCTGCTCTCCCTGCGCACGGCCGGCGAGGCCACGGTGCTCAGCGCCACCATCTTCCTCGCGGGCGGCGTCATCGGCACGCTGCACCACCTGTACTTCTCCGGCACGCCCACGGTGGTGCTCGCGCTGGGCTCGGTGTTCAGCGCGCTCGAGGTCGTGCCGCTGCTCTTCGTGGGCTACGAGGCCTGGCACAACTACCAGCTCAGCCACGCGAAGCCCTGGGTGCGCAACTACAAGTGGCCCATCTACTTCTTCATCTCGGTGGCCTTCTGGAACCTGGTGGGCGCGGGGCTCTTCGGCTTCATGATCAACCCGCCCATCGCGCTCTATTACATGCAGGGGCTCAACACGACGCCGGTACACGGCCACGCCGCGCTCTTCGGCGTGTACGGGATGCTGGGCATCGGGCTGATGCTCTTCTGCCTGCGCGCCATGGACCCGCGCCTGGTCTGGAAGGAGCGGCTGGTGCGCTTCGCCTTCTGGTCCATCAACGGCGGCCTGATGATCATGGTGGTGGGCAGCCTGCTGCCGGTGGGCCTGCTGCAGACCTGGGCCTCGGTGGAGCACGGCTACTGGTACGCGCGCAGCGCCGAGTTCCTCCAGACGCCGCTGATGAACACGCTGCGCTGGCTGCGCGTGCCCGGTGACTCGCTCTTCGCGCTGGGCGCCATCGCGCTGGTGCTCTTCGTGCTGCAGCTGGGCCGCGCCCGTCCGGTGGCCCGCGCGGAGCAGCGCGAGGGCGTCGTGCCCGCGCCCAGCCTCGAGCCGTAG
- a CDS encoding universal stress protein: protein MTMKRILVCVDGSEASGRALELAVKLARLEGAQVAVTHVAPPAVHPLEGDVGAVVEPAPELPESVLAQRAAERAKALGAPDAVWSVLSGEAPAEALARAAEAQDCDLVAVGSRGQGALARALLGSTSSQLVKLCRRPVLVVH from the coding sequence ATGACGATGAAGCGGATCCTGGTGTGTGTGGATGGCTCCGAGGCGTCCGGACGGGCGCTCGAGCTCGCGGTGAAGCTGGCCCGTCTCGAGGGCGCGCAGGTGGCGGTGACGCACGTGGCGCCCCCGGCGGTGCACCCGCTGGAGGGCGACGTGGGTGCGGTGGTGGAGCCTGCGCCCGAGCTGCCAGAGAGCGTGCTCGCGCAGCGGGCGGCAGAGCGCGCGAAAGCGCTCGGTGCGCCGGACGCGGTGTGGTCCGTGCTCAGCGGCGAGGCGCCCGCCGAGGCGCTTGCCCGGGCCGCGGAGGCGCAGGACTGCGACCTGGTCGCGGTGGGCAGCCGCGGGCAAGGCGCGCTTGCACGGGCGCTGCTGGGGAGTACCTCCAGCCAGCTCGTGAAGCTGTGCCGGCGCCCCGTGCTCGTCGTGCACTGA
- a CDS encoding CBS domain-containing protein: MTESIRHFMTHPVHAIGAQQPLAEAHRLMNAHGVRHLPVRSGGQLVGLVSQRDLHLIETLRDVDPEGVAVEEAMTQDLFSVEADVPLQQVVHEMAARKLGSALVLEDGELVGIFTTVDALHALEQLCARPAPARRRSPRASATRRER; this comes from the coding sequence ATGACCGAGTCCATCCGTCACTTCATGACCCACCCGGTGCACGCCATCGGCGCGCAGCAGCCGCTCGCCGAGGCCCACCGCCTGATGAACGCGCACGGCGTGCGCCACCTCCCGGTGCGCAGCGGCGGCCAGCTGGTGGGGCTGGTCTCGCAGCGCGACCTGCACCTCATCGAGACCCTGCGCGACGTGGACCCCGAGGGCGTGGCCGTGGAGGAGGCGATGACCCAGGACCTGTTCAGCGTGGAGGCGGACGTGCCGCTGCAGCAGGTGGTGCACGAGATGGCCGCGCGCAAGCTGGGCAGCGCCCTGGTGCTGGAGGACGGCGAGCTGGTGGGCATCTTCACCACGGTGGACGCGCTGCACGCGCTGGAGCAGCTGTGCGCGCGCCCCGCTCCGGCGCGCCGCCGCAGCCCGAGGGCGAGCGCCACGCGGCGCGAGCGCTGA
- a CDS encoding pyridoxal-dependent decarboxylase gives MSGGGGLDLASLFLGPKGENADVLERLLLEALRDHVFWRRNFHPEDGFLVQESERRAPAYEGAMARLQTELMGLLGALKEGVPFFSPRYVGHMCSDLTLASLVGYFAALLYNPNNVSAEASPVTTRLELQVAAQLAHMVGYAPERQWGHLTSGGSVANLEALWVARNVRYLPVALRWAAEEAGLAQLQVVGARGQRAPLQALSLWELLNVAPAHALDLADAFRAAVGDGARAAALLQRHSLGGLGYQEFGSRLAQQFRDALPPAVVLVPSTAHYSWEKVCRVLGIGSGQLVKVPVDGHFRMSLDALEDTLGRLAARQQPVLACVSVVGTTEEGAVDRLDRVAQLRERVGRELGLAFALHADAAWGGYAAAITRDAQGARRSHEDALADAAPEAWPDEGVYRALVALEQTDSVTIDPHKLGFIPYPAGAVSFRDRRVRELVAVEAPYVFHGAAGVDAGARGDEAAGLGRYIVEGSKPGAAAAAVWMSHQVLPLDASGYGRLVTDTARGARALHRRLATGDWAPFRVLPLPASDLNIVCFALAHPQLRTLEDVNAFTARVHGALSAGGGRSARRLDFFVTRTTLRAEEYGGAVEPLLLELGFGARDFERAGGLAVLRCTIMDPFLAQRRGRVDFIQAFAQTLSATLHAQLPAR, from the coding sequence GTGAGCGGCGGCGGCGGGCTGGACCTGGCCTCGCTGTTCCTCGGCCCCAAGGGAGAGAACGCGGACGTGCTGGAGCGCCTGCTGCTCGAGGCGCTGCGCGACCACGTCTTCTGGCGGCGCAACTTCCACCCCGAGGACGGCTTCCTCGTGCAGGAGTCCGAGCGGCGCGCGCCCGCGTACGAGGGCGCGATGGCGCGGCTGCAGACCGAGCTGATGGGGCTGCTCGGCGCGCTCAAGGAGGGCGTGCCCTTCTTCAGCCCGCGCTACGTGGGCCACATGTGCTCGGACCTCACCCTGGCGAGCCTCGTGGGCTACTTCGCCGCGCTGCTCTACAACCCCAACAACGTGAGCGCCGAGGCCAGCCCCGTCACCACCCGGCTGGAGCTGCAGGTGGCCGCGCAGCTCGCGCACATGGTGGGCTACGCGCCCGAGCGGCAGTGGGGCCACCTCACCTCGGGCGGCAGCGTGGCGAACCTCGAGGCCCTGTGGGTGGCGCGCAACGTGCGCTACCTGCCGGTGGCGCTGCGCTGGGCCGCCGAGGAGGCGGGGCTCGCGCAGCTGCAGGTGGTGGGGGCCCGCGGGCAGCGCGCGCCCCTGCAGGCGCTCTCCCTGTGGGAGCTGCTCAACGTGGCGCCCGCGCACGCGCTGGACCTGGCGGACGCGTTTCGCGCCGCGGTGGGCGACGGGGCGCGGGCGGCGGCGCTGCTGCAGCGCCACTCGCTCGGGGGCCTGGGCTACCAGGAGTTCGGCAGCCGGCTCGCGCAGCAGTTCCGCGACGCGCTGCCGCCCGCCGTCGTGCTCGTGCCCTCCACCGCGCACTACTCGTGGGAGAAGGTGTGCCGGGTGCTGGGCATCGGGAGCGGCCAGCTGGTGAAGGTGCCGGTGGACGGGCACTTCCGCATGTCGCTGGACGCGCTCGAGGACACGCTGGGGAGGCTCGCCGCAAGGCAGCAGCCGGTGCTCGCCTGCGTCAGCGTGGTGGGCACCACCGAGGAGGGCGCGGTGGACCGGCTGGACCGCGTGGCGCAGCTGCGCGAGCGCGTGGGGCGCGAGCTCGGGCTCGCCTTCGCGCTGCACGCGGACGCGGCGTGGGGCGGCTACGCGGCCGCCATCACCCGCGATGCGCAGGGGGCGAGGCGCTCGCACGAGGACGCGCTCGCGGACGCCGCGCCGGAGGCCTGGCCGGACGAGGGCGTGTACCGCGCGCTCGTCGCGCTCGAGCAGACCGACTCCGTCACCATCGACCCGCACAAGCTGGGCTTCATCCCCTACCCCGCCGGCGCCGTCTCCTTCCGCGACCGGCGCGTGCGCGAGCTCGTCGCGGTGGAGGCGCCCTACGTCTTCCACGGCGCAGCCGGCGTGGACGCGGGCGCGAGGGGCGACGAGGCCGCGGGCCTGGGGCGCTACATCGTGGAGGGCAGCAAGCCGGGCGCGGCGGCGGCCGCCGTGTGGATGAGCCACCAGGTGCTGCCGCTGGACGCCTCGGGCTACGGGCGGCTCGTCACCGACACCGCGCGCGGTGCCCGCGCCCTGCACCGGCGGCTCGCGACGGGAGACTGGGCGCCCTTCCGCGTGCTGCCCCTGCCCGCGAGCGACCTGAACATCGTCTGCTTCGCGCTCGCCCACCCGCAGCTGCGCACGCTCGAGGACGTGAACGCCTTCACGGCGCGCGTGCACGGCGCGCTGAGCGCGGGCGGCGGGCGCTCGGCGCGCCGGCTCGACTTCTTCGTCACCCGCACCACGCTGCGGGCCGAGGAGTACGGCGGCGCGGTGGAGCCGCTGCTCCTGGAGCTGGGCTTCGGCGCCCGGGACTTCGAGCGCGCGGGCGGCCTCGCGGTGCTGCGCTGCACCATCATGGACCCCTTCCTCGCGCAGCGCCGCGGCAGGGTGGACTTCATCCAGGCCTTCGCCCAGACGCTCAGCGCCACGCTGCACGCGCAGCTGCCCGCGCGCTGA
- a CDS encoding hemerythrin domain-containing protein: MLINLHFGASPSPAAGGGPVAARLRECHERIRRFCAMAVRLAGAAPAVKPAEVVDAARQLQRYFATALPLHVADEDGTVLPRLLAADAGPEVREALERMEREHRDIDAALPALLDAWDALQHEPAQLAARARTLLAASVRLEEALLAHLELEERVILPALDAQVPLAEQAPMVEEMKARRALAPAGGA; the protein is encoded by the coding sequence ATGCTGATCAACCTGCACTTCGGCGCTTCCCCCTCTCCCGCCGCGGGCGGCGGCCCCGTGGCGGCGCGCCTGCGCGAGTGCCACGAGCGCATCCGGCGCTTCTGCGCCATGGCGGTGCGCCTGGCGGGCGCCGCCCCGGCCGTGAAGCCCGCGGAGGTGGTGGACGCCGCGCGCCAGCTGCAGCGCTACTTCGCCACCGCGCTGCCGCTGCACGTGGCGGACGAGGACGGCACCGTGCTGCCCCGGCTGCTGGCGGCCGACGCGGGGCCCGAGGTGCGCGAGGCGCTCGAGCGCATGGAGCGCGAGCACCGCGACATCGACGCGGCGCTGCCTGCGCTCTTGGACGCCTGGGACGCCCTGCAGCACGAGCCCGCGCAGCTCGCGGCGCGCGCGCGCACGCTGCTCGCGGCCTCGGTGCGGCTGGAGGAGGCGCTGCTCGCGCACCTGGAGCTGGAGGAGCGCGTCATCCTCCCCGCGCTGGATGCGCAGGTGCCGCTCGCCGAGCAGGCGCCGATGGTGGAGGAGATGAAGGCGCGGCGCGCCCTGGCCCCGGCCGGTGGCGCGTGA
- a CDS encoding TraR/DksA C4-type zinc finger protein yields the protein MSPFRSPLRAHDPMTSQARQMLQRRRDTLRLLLLHAPAPGALPVRQEREELDEVEAALARIEAGRFGTCEHCGGAVGRQRLRAVPEARHCLGCAAERRAALSVP from the coding sequence ATGAGCCCCTTCCGGAGCCCCCTCCGGGCCCACGACCCGATGACGAGCCAGGCGCGCCAGATGCTGCAGCGCCGCCGCGACACCCTGCGCCTGCTGCTGCTGCACGCGCCCGCGCCGGGCGCCCTGCCGGTGCGCCAGGAGCGCGAGGAGCTGGACGAGGTGGAGGCGGCGCTCGCGCGCATCGAGGCGGGGCGCTTCGGCACCTGCGAGCACTGTGGCGGGGCGGTGGGCCGCCAGCGCCTGCGCGCGGTGCCCGAGGCGCGCCACTGCCTCGGCTGCGCCGCCGAGCGCCGCGCCGCGCTCTCCGTGCCCTGA
- a CDS encoding sigma-54 dependent transcriptional regulator has product MAKERILVVDDEANARRAIATILAEEGYEVQEAADGLEALGRLPDFSPAVVLTDVRMPQMDGLTLMRRAREAGSDATFVVMTAFASVEAAVEAMRAGAETYLTKPLDMDAVLVVLGKALETRRLKTETVQLRERVAERYRVGNIIGDAPELQGVYALIRQAAPTKATVLILGESGTGKELVAQALHELSPRKDKPFVKVHCAALSEGLLESELFGHERGAFTGAVARKEGRFEMADGGTLFLDEIGEISPAVQVKLLRVLQNREFERVGGTQTLKVDVRIVAATHRDLQAEVKAGRFREDLYYRLNVVAVTLPPLRRRKGDIPALVSHFLERSNAAYGKSLKGLAPGTLQALLSHDWPGNIRELENAVERAVVLAQGEELTADDLPPVLRGPRPSAESGERLIPGATLAAIEREAILRTLEMVQGSTARAAEVLGISVRKIQYKLKEYAGGGSSPDPEASEAS; this is encoded by the coding sequence ATGGCCAAAGAACGCATCCTGGTGGTGGACGACGAGGCGAACGCGCGGCGCGCCATCGCCACCATTCTCGCGGAGGAGGGCTACGAGGTGCAGGAGGCCGCGGACGGCCTCGAGGCGCTCGGCCGCCTGCCGGACTTCAGCCCCGCGGTGGTGCTCACGGACGTGCGCATGCCGCAGATGGACGGGCTCACCCTCATGCGCCGCGCGCGCGAGGCGGGCAGCGACGCCACCTTCGTGGTGATGACCGCGTTCGCCTCGGTGGAGGCCGCCGTGGAGGCGATGCGCGCGGGCGCCGAGACCTACCTCACCAAGCCCCTGGACATGGACGCGGTGCTCGTCGTGCTGGGCAAGGCGCTGGAGACGCGCCGGCTCAAGACCGAGACCGTGCAGCTGCGCGAGCGCGTGGCGGAGCGCTACCGGGTGGGCAACATCATCGGGGACGCGCCCGAGCTGCAGGGCGTCTACGCGCTCATCCGCCAGGCGGCCCCCACCAAGGCCACCGTGCTCATCCTCGGCGAGAGCGGCACCGGCAAGGAGCTCGTCGCCCAGGCGCTGCACGAGCTCAGCCCGCGCAAGGACAAGCCCTTCGTGAAGGTGCACTGCGCGGCCCTGAGCGAGGGGCTGCTGGAGAGCGAGCTGTTCGGCCACGAGCGCGGCGCCTTCACCGGCGCGGTGGCTCGCAAGGAGGGCCGCTTCGAGATGGCGGACGGCGGCACGCTGTTCCTGGACGAAATCGGAGAGATCTCCCCGGCCGTGCAGGTGAAGCTGCTGCGCGTGCTGCAGAACCGCGAGTTCGAGCGCGTGGGCGGCACGCAGACCCTCAAGGTGGACGTGCGCATCGTGGCCGCCACCCACCGCGACCTGCAGGCGGAGGTGAAGGCGGGGCGCTTCCGCGAGGACCTCTACTACCGGCTCAACGTGGTGGCGGTGACGCTGCCCCCGCTGCGCCGGCGCAAGGGGGACATCCCCGCGCTGGTGAGCCACTTCCTCGAGCGCTCCAACGCGGCGTACGGCAAGAGCCTCAAGGGGCTCGCCCCCGGCACCCTGCAGGCGCTGCTCAGCCACGACTGGCCGGGCAACATCCGCGAGCTGGAGAACGCGGTGGAGCGCGCCGTCGTGCTCGCGCAGGGCGAGGAGCTCACCGCGGACGACCTGCCGCCCGTGCTGCGCGGGCCGCGGCCCAGCGCCGAGAGCGGCGAGCGGCTCATCCCCGGCGCCACGCTCGCCGCCATCGAGCGCGAGGCCATCCTGCGCACGCTCGAGATGGTGCAGGGCTCCACCGCGCGCGCGGCCGAGGTCCTGGGCATCAGCGTGCGCAAGATCCAATACAAGCTCAAGGAGTAC